In Chthoniobacterales bacterium, a single window of DNA contains:
- a CDS encoding toxin-antitoxin system HicB family antitoxin, which produces MNMVKPGQIASAAGEKLSALMTLDHLRERAARANRQDFIDFLEALPDVPPMPGDDI; this is translated from the coding sequence ATGAATATGGTGAAGCCCGGGCAAATCGCCTCGGCCGCCGGCGAAAAACTCAGCGCGCTCATGACCCTCGACCATCTCCGCGAGCGCGCCGCACGTGCCAATCGGCAAGACTTCATCGACTTTCTGGAAGCTTTGCCGGACGTGCCGCCCATGCCGGGCGACGACATCTGA
- a CDS encoding response regulator, which translates to MKRTIPSSFSRYSLALDAAAFLAMSALLLAIVWLTLGDLARKYLELRVSDADKIELFLGNRLGEIQRAFERFADLPQGDRSGAVLEYFTAFSDVYLLDDKLRVVEIYKSAPDNRVFPGFTFSRGQVAGYLGAAGADTGFSSILRGYEDGDASVYLAVRRGNRLFVGRLDLEFLRKFLVDYSQLSGTPVLLVTREGYVIASSDPELEIYTFDPRSWEGEPSVRRTFEAGGKKWFPVVSEPSLLGGHLVTFIPTGLLDIQRRALALFWAAATVALGLFLWFKNRRLQQSLLGPLSRLTAKMRDIEAGQREAEEPPEPARFREFTEIDARFRSMAQAIQMRERELGEASQRAQEAARAKSTFLANMSHEIRTPLAGVIGMTELAQQHDEGGRLAGYLGKIESSARSLLGILNQILDFSKIEAGKMTLEQTAFQPAAVVADAAALMEPAAREKGLPLTVEIGVAPHEWRRGDKLRLQQVLLNLLHNAIKFTSAGSVTLAVQPAGEARLRCEVRDTGPGLGEAAQREIFEPFAQGDSSTTRRHGGTGLGLAISKELVALMGGRLDVESTPGRGSSFYFEISAPPCAAPAPPAPERNAKAVSPDLSGRRVLVVDDSDVNREILATLVAATGAEVVTASDGREAVDKFRRHPCDLVFMDVQMPLMDGREAARQIRALDAHVPMIALSASAFPEDVEKSRKAGLNEHLLKPLEQAQLHEVARWYLDPRGGGPPVLEGIDPAFHRRLLGIFAEQFGDVIVQTREDLAAGRRESAARRMHNLCGSAGALGAAALSASAGELQELAKQGAIPPERLADVETQLSAFLAVCR; encoded by the coding sequence ATGAAGCGGACGATCCCTTCGAGCTTCTCCCGCTACAGCCTTGCTCTTGATGCCGCCGCCTTTCTGGCCATGTCGGCCCTGCTGCTGGCCATTGTGTGGCTCACGCTCGGCGACCTGGCCCGCAAGTATCTCGAGCTGCGGGTCTCGGATGCCGACAAGATCGAGTTGTTTCTCGGGAACCGCTTGGGCGAAATCCAGCGCGCCTTCGAAAGATTCGCCGATCTTCCGCAGGGCGACCGCTCGGGGGCGGTGCTGGAATATTTCACCGCGTTCTCCGATGTCTACTTGCTCGATGACAAATTGCGCGTGGTCGAAATCTACAAGTCGGCCCCCGACAACCGTGTCTTCCCCGGTTTTACTTTTTCCCGCGGACAAGTCGCCGGTTACCTCGGTGCGGCGGGGGCGGACACGGGCTTCTCGTCGATCCTGCGCGGTTACGAGGACGGTGATGCGAGCGTCTATCTGGCGGTGCGCCGCGGCAACCGTCTTTTTGTCGGCCGCCTCGATTTGGAATTCCTGCGGAAGTTTCTCGTCGACTACTCCCAGCTTTCCGGAACGCCCGTGCTGCTCGTGACCCGCGAAGGCTATGTCATAGCCAGCAGCGATCCCGAGCTGGAAATTTACACCTTCGACCCGCGTTCTTGGGAGGGAGAGCCGTCGGTGCGACGCACTTTCGAGGCCGGAGGCAAAAAGTGGTTTCCGGTCGTTTCCGAGCCAAGTCTGCTCGGCGGACACCTCGTCACGTTTATCCCGACCGGTCTGCTCGATATCCAACGCCGCGCTCTCGCGCTATTTTGGGCGGCGGCGACCGTCGCCTTGGGGCTTTTCCTGTGGTTCAAGAACCGTCGTTTGCAGCAATCGCTGCTGGGTCCGCTCTCGCGACTCACGGCCAAGATGCGCGACATCGAAGCGGGGCAGCGGGAGGCGGAGGAACCGCCGGAGCCCGCGCGCTTCCGCGAGTTCACCGAGATCGACGCGCGTTTCCGTTCCATGGCTCAGGCCATTCAGATGCGCGAGCGGGAACTGGGCGAAGCCTCACAGCGGGCGCAGGAAGCGGCGCGGGCCAAGAGCACCTTCCTCGCCAACATGAGCCACGAAATCCGCACCCCGTTGGCCGGCGTGATCGGCATGACCGAACTGGCGCAGCAGCACGACGAAGGCGGACGGCTCGCGGGCTATCTCGGCAAGATCGAATCTTCGGCCCGCTCGCTGCTCGGCATCCTCAACCAAATCCTCGACTTCTCCAAAATCGAGGCCGGCAAGATGACCCTCGAGCAAACCGCGTTCCAGCCCGCGGCCGTCGTGGCGGATGCCGCCGCCCTGATGGAACCCGCGGCCCGCGAAAAAGGTTTGCCGCTCACGGTCGAAATCGGCGTCGCTCCGCACGAATGGCGCCGCGGCGACAAACTCCGGCTCCAGCAAGTCCTGCTCAATCTCCTGCACAATGCGATCAAGTTCACTTCGGCGGGATCGGTCACGCTGGCCGTGCAACCGGCCGGTGAGGCGCGCCTGCGCTGCGAAGTGCGCGACACCGGTCCCGGTTTGGGTGAGGCCGCGCAACGCGAAATCTTCGAGCCCTTCGCCCAAGGTGACAGCAGCACGACCCGCCGCCACGGCGGCACCGGTTTGGGTTTGGCCATCAGCAAGGAACTGGTGGCGTTGATGGGCGGACGCCTCGACGTCGAGAGCACACCGGGACGCGGCAGCTCTTTTTACTTCGAAATTTCCGCCCCGCCGTGTGCCGCGCCCGCCCCGCCTGCGCCGGAACGGAATGCTAAGGCGGTGTCCCCCGACTTGTCCGGTCGCCGCGTGCTCGTCGTCGACGACAGCGACGTCAACCGCGAGATCCTTGCAACCTTGGTCGCGGCCACCGGGGCGGAGGTCGTCACGGCATCCGACGGACGCGAGGCGGTGGATAAGTTCCGCCGTCACCCGTGCGATCTGGTTTTCATGGACGTGCAAATGCCCTTGATGGACGGACGCGAAGCCGCCCGCCAGATCCGTGCCCTCGACGCGCACGTGCCGATGATCGCGCTGAGCGCCAGCGCTTTTCCCGAGGATGTGGAGAAAAGCCGCAAAGCCGGTCTGAACGAGCACCTGCTCAAGCCGCTGGAACAAGCGCAACTCCACGAAGTGGCCCGCTGGTATCTGGATCCGAGGGGCGGGGGCCCTCCGGTGCTCGAGGGCATCGATCCTGCGTTCCACCGCCGCTTGCTCGGTATCTTCGCCGAGCAATTCGGGGATGTCATAGTCCAAACGCGCGAGGATCTCGCGGCCGGACGACGCGAATCCGCCGCGCGGCGCATGCACAACCTGTGCGGCAGCGCCGGCGCCCTCGGTGCCGCCGCG
- a CDS encoding type II toxin-antitoxin system HicB family antitoxin, with product MKFITSITRDEDGMWIVECPAIPGCVSQGKTRAEALENAREAIAACLEVRAERGMPLTVETEELEVVA from the coding sequence ATGAAATTCATTACTTCGATCACACGCGACGAAGACGGAATGTGGATCGTGGAGTGTCCCGCGATTCCGGGTTGCGTCAGCCAAGGAAAGACCCGGGCCGAAGCTCTCGAAAACGCGCGCGAAGCCATCGCAGCTTGCCTGGAGGTCCGCGCGGAGCGCGGCATGCCGCTGACGGTGGAGACCGAGGAGTTGGAAGTGGTCGCCTGA
- a CDS encoding ATP-binding protein produces the protein MWQCGAYGSERPTSLQRTALSGSRDWPGGTLDEMLLNTSKPEGSGIGLYIVKTAVENHRGTITIGRSPLGGAEFRITLPITFAT, from the coding sequence ATGTGGCAGTGCGGGGCCTACGGCTCGGAGAGGCCTACATCCCTCCAGCGCACCGCGTTGTCCGGTTCAAGAGACTGGCCCGGCGGCACGCTCGACGAAATGCTGCTCAACACCAGCAAGCCCGAAGGCTCGGGCATCGGCCTCTACATCGTGAAGACCGCCGTGGAAAACCACCGCGGAACCATCACCATCGGCCGCTCGCCCCTCGGCGGCGCCGAATTCCGCATCACCCTGCCGATAACATTTGCGACCTGA
- a CDS encoding ABC transporter substrate-binding protein: MLRLKFLLPLAVALAVAALWWWSQRDDVIVVGIDAPLVPDIVFDPSELNTSDLFFEENPGTLIRPRILYYGIKPGDGQTVFENAMAEGVEFFVTTQPSSVFVGNAPKFRDGRALVINTSSISPVTSGQDDYVLRIIPDAPAEQRALAAYLNKMPGGRLLVVQDSNNVAYTDPAYDVFAAEMARSGRWNVTHHKTDIAAFRPDEERPLMSGPFDALYVLAGDFHTSIGNITQLFHSLHPEAPILLTPWARSPMILEVAGAAIGNITLASHFPARAESPALDNYFRRFEARFGYKPQAMAIMVRQALELLDRAFAQGHRTPASVRDYLLSTPVHETSFGPVSFDAYGDTTKEFHFLNDVGRELQ, translated from the coding sequence ATGTTGCGCCTGAAATTTCTCCTCCCGCTGGCGGTTGCGTTGGCGGTTGCCGCGCTCTGGTGGTGGTCGCAACGTGATGACGTCATCGTGGTGGGGATCGATGCGCCGCTGGTGCCGGACATCGTTTTCGACCCGAGCGAGCTGAACACCTCGGATCTTTTTTTCGAGGAAAACCCGGGCACGCTCATCCGGCCGCGCATTCTCTACTACGGGATCAAGCCGGGTGACGGACAGACCGTCTTCGAGAACGCAATGGCCGAGGGGGTGGAATTTTTCGTCACGACCCAACCGTCCTCGGTTTTTGTCGGCAATGCGCCGAAGTTCCGCGACGGGCGGGCGCTGGTCATCAACACCTCGTCGATTTCCCCCGTGACCAGCGGTCAGGATGATTATGTGCTGCGCATCATTCCGGATGCGCCGGCCGAGCAACGGGCGCTGGCCGCCTATTTGAACAAAATGCCCGGCGGACGTTTGTTGGTGGTGCAAGACAGCAACAACGTGGCCTACACGGATCCGGCCTATGACGTCTTTGCCGCCGAGATGGCCCGATCCGGCCGGTGGAACGTGACGCACCACAAGACGGACATTGCGGCTTTCCGTCCCGACGAGGAGCGCCCGCTGATGTCCGGGCCCTTCGACGCGCTCTATGTGCTGGCCGGCGACTTCCACACCTCTATCGGCAATATCACGCAGCTTTTCCACTCGCTGCATCCCGAAGCCCCGATCTTGCTCACCCCGTGGGCGCGTTCGCCCATGATTCTCGAGGTGGCCGGCGCGGCCATCGGCAACATCACGCTGGCCAGTCATTTTCCGGCGCGGGCCGAAAGTCCGGCGCTCGACAACTACTTCCGCCGTTTCGAGGCGCGTTTCGGTTACAAGCCGCAAGCCATGGCCATCATGGTGCGGCAGGCCCTCGAATTGCTCGACCGTGCTTTCGCCCAGGGTCACCGCACGCCCGCGAGTGTGCGTGACTACTTACTCTCCACCCCGGTGCACGAGACGAGCTTCGGGCCGGTGTCGTTCGATGCTTACGGTGATACGACCAAGGAATTCCACTTTCTCAACGACGTGGGTCGTGAACTCCAATGA